The Geoglobus acetivorans genome window below encodes:
- a CDS encoding glycosyltransferase, whose protein sequence is MRLVITIPAHDEEMTIGNVIKGIKELKPVDFGDRIDDIKIVVVNDGSTDNTVKVAKEAGADVVVSFRKNRGLARAFRQGMETALEMGADIIVNIDADGQYNPREIPKLIKPILDGKADIVLGSRFKGWIEDMPIQKRIGNRIATWVTRFASGLPVSDAQTGFRAFTREAALRINVLADYTYVQETIIQAAKMGLKIEEVPIEFRKRPGKSRLISNIFSYAVRAGLTIVRSYRDYHPLRTFIFIGLFLLVIGVAVGLRVLYYYLQTGMVGFYLPSAILSVALIIIGFQTIVLGLLADMLRTQRQIMDDVLYRLKKMECEKREKE, encoded by the coding sequence ATGAGGCTTGTCATAACAATTCCGGCACATGACGAGGAGATGACCATTGGCAATGTTATAAAAGGGATAAAGGAGCTCAAACCGGTAGATTTTGGAGACAGGATTGACGATATCAAAATCGTCGTTGTCAATGATGGTTCTACAGACAACACTGTTAAAGTTGCCAAAGAAGCCGGAGCCGACGTGGTAGTTAGCTTTAGAAAAAATAGAGGGCTGGCAAGGGCATTCAGGCAGGGTATGGAAACAGCTTTAGAAATGGGTGCTGATATAATAGTCAACATAGATGCTGACGGGCAGTACAACCCCAGGGAAATACCGAAGCTGATTAAGCCAATACTGGATGGGAAGGCAGACATAGTTCTGGGTTCGAGATTCAAGGGCTGGATCGAGGACATGCCCATTCAAAAGCGGATTGGTAACAGGATTGCAACATGGGTAACCCGTTTTGCGAGTGGATTGCCTGTTTCAGATGCACAGACCGGATTCAGGGCGTTTACGAGAGAGGCTGCTTTACGCATAAACGTGCTCGCAGACTACACTTACGTTCAGGAGACCATTATACAGGCTGCAAAGATGGGGTTGAAGATTGAGGAAGTGCCAATAGAATTCAGGAAAAGACCGGGTAAGTCGCGTTTGATATCGAATATATTCAGCTATGCAGTGAGAGCGGGTCTGACGATAGTGAGAAGCTACAGAGATTACCATCCGCTAAGGACGTTCATATTCATCGGACTATTTTTGCTTGTAATTGGTGTCGCTGTTGGTTTGAGGGTGCTTTACTATTATCTGCAGACTGGAATGGTCGGGTTTTACCTGCCGTCAGCGATACTTTCAGTTGCGCTGATAATTATTGGCTTTCAGACGATAGTTCTTGGATTGCTGGCGGATATGCTCAGGACACAGAGGCAGATTATGGATGATGTGCTGTACAGGTTGAAGAAAATGGAGTGTGAAAAGAGAGAAAAAGAATAG
- a CDS encoding glycosyltransferase, translating into MISSYPTEGCGVSKYTERFIKESVNVKLCLYTQRIYAYESYFRSIFRWINAAKDILHLKPDIVHVQYTPTICGLFFPFFLILIHIFRKIKKIKTKIVITAHEKPSTYIVNIRVKFLINLFMFYEKIIYTLSDLILVHTREHLQEICSIYTVAREKCRTIEYGISTTDNTIAKSLKNKFSIKRDIKLTFFGIVRPSRGIDTLIKAFSVALRYNPNLKLNIAGKVPDKFMKYYMYLQSLVKQLGVENKVIFKGFIPDEDVSLLFEESDIIILPYRKSTQSEVLHQAIIHMKPVIVSDIGGIGETVKRFKIGITCPVDDIRCFSSAILMLSENKKLLTKYKYNTKKAIMVKSWKKLLKRYMETYKELVRDTTEV; encoded by the coding sequence ATGATAAGTAGTTATCCAACAGAGGGATGTGGAGTTTCCAAGTATACGGAACGTTTTATCAAAGAATCTGTAAATGTAAAACTTTGTCTATATACTCAAAGAATATATGCATATGAAAGCTATTTTCGTTCAATATTTAGATGGATAAATGCAGCAAAGGATATACTACATCTGAAGCCAGATATTGTACATGTCCAATATACACCAACTATTTGTGGTTTGTTTTTTCCATTTTTCCTAATATTAATTCATATATTTAGAAAAATTAAAAAAATAAAAACTAAAATCGTGATAACCGCACACGAAAAGCCAAGCACGTATATAGTTAATATAAGAGTTAAATTTCTTATTAACTTATTTATGTTTTATGAGAAAATAATTTACACACTTTCCGATCTGATTTTAGTTCATACCCGAGAACATCTCCAGGAGATATGCAGCATATATACTGTGGCGAGAGAAAAATGTAGGACTATTGAGTATGGAATTTCTACTACTGACAACACTATAGCAAAATCATTAAAAAATAAATTTTCTATTAAAAGAGATATCAAATTAACGTTTTTCGGGATTGTTCGTCCTAGTAGGGGCATAGATACACTAATTAAGGCATTTAGTGTAGCCTTACGCTATAATCCAAATCTAAAACTAAATATTGCTGGTAAAGTTCCAGATAAATTTATGAAATACTACATGTATTTACAAAGTCTTGTGAAACAATTGGGCGTTGAAAATAAAGTAATATTTAAAGGTTTTATTCCAGATGAAGATGTGTCATTATTATTTGAGGAATCTGATATAATTATATTACCATACCGCAAAAGTACACAAAGTGAGGTACTACATCAGGCGATTATACATATGAAACCCGTAATTGTTAGTGATATCGGAGGGATAGGGGAAACAGTAAAAAGATTTAAAATAGGGATTACTTGCCCGGTTGACGATATTAGGTGTTTTTCTTCTGCGATCTTGATGCTGTCCGAAAATAAAAAATTGCTAACGAAATATAAATATAATACAAAAAAAGCTATAATGGTTAAGTCTTGGAAAAAGCTGCTAAAACGATATATGGAGACATACAAAGAGTTGGTAAGAGATACTACGGAGGTATAA
- a CDS encoding glycosyltransferase, which yields MKILFVARNYPPHVGGAERLNYELAKNMRKIMSFEVIPNRFGKYSPVFYIYSLFRILLNKGFDAILLSDSLLSPLIPILKIIKKKPVVIKVHGLDITYKNKLYQFFIPMFVNVADKIICISKETKEECVKRGVSPDKCIVIPVGINPPASSDGNKEVLKKRISKMLHADLEDKFVLLSVGRLVERKGFHWFVENVIPKLLEARDDFVYLIVGDGPYREKIKRIVEEKDLRKYVVLLGKIDDRTLELLYKISDIFIMPNIPVDGDIEGFGIVVLEATVRGVPVVASNLEGIKDAVIDGKTGILVTPLNAEMFVENILRIMETTGKNRKIEKKIRQIVLEKYSWNKISRKYKSVFVFLTKMVIGRCKS from the coding sequence ATGAAAATCCTTTTTGTAGCTAGGAACTATCCACCACATGTAGGAGGGGCTGAGAGACTTAACTATGAATTGGCAAAAAATATGAGAAAAATAATGAGTTTTGAGGTTATACCGAATAGATTTGGAAAGTACTCTCCAGTTTTCTATATCTACAGTTTATTTAGAATTTTACTGAATAAGGGATTTGATGCGATTCTGTTAAGTGATTCTCTTCTTTCACCCTTAATACCCATTTTGAAAATCATTAAAAAAAAGCCGGTAGTTATTAAAGTTCACGGTTTGGACATTACCTATAAAAACAAGTTATATCAGTTTTTTATACCTATGTTCGTAAATGTGGCTGACAAAATCATTTGTATAAGTAAAGAAACAAAGGAAGAGTGTGTAAAACGTGGAGTCTCTCCAGATAAATGCATTGTAATCCCAGTTGGAATAAACCCTCCAGCATCTTCGGATGGAAATAAAGAAGTACTAAAAAAGAGAATTTCAAAAATGCTACATGCAGATCTGGAAGATAAGTTTGTTCTTTTGTCTGTTGGTCGTTTGGTTGAGCGAAAAGGGTTTCATTGGTTTGTAGAGAACGTTATTCCAAAACTTTTAGAAGCCAGAGATGATTTTGTGTATCTTATTGTCGGTGACGGGCCATACAGAGAGAAAATTAAAAGAATAGTTGAAGAGAAAGATTTGAGGAAGTATGTTGTGCTACTTGGTAAAATTGATGACAGAACATTAGAGTTGCTTTATAAAATATCAGACATTTTTATTATGCCGAATATACCTGTGGATGGTGACATAGAGGGTTTTGGCATCGTTGTGCTGGAAGCTACCGTTCGTGGAGTACCAGTTGTGGCTTCAAACTTGGAAGGTATAAAAGATGCAGTTATAGATGGAAAAACTGGAATTCTGGTAACTCCATTAAATGCAGAGATGTTTGTTGAGAATATTTTGAGAATAATGGAAACTACTGGGAAAAATAGAAAAATAGAGAAAAAAATAAGGCAGATTGTTTTAGAGAAGTATAGTTGGAATAAAATTTCTAGAAAATATAAATCAGTATTTGTATTTCTAACAAAAATGGTTATAGGTAGGTGTAAATCTTGA
- a CDS encoding glycosyltransferase, whose product MKIGIIANSIDDIKTGVASYPYNLIKYLPYYRDNEYYIIHYKKNELINNMIKTYDFINDFIIPIPKKTPFGHEIQKMILIPTKLNKMDFDIIHDTYHFGPFLFLKKSKKILTVYDLTPLLFPETHRKSRVLMHKYIFPLILKSSDKIITDSYSTKSDLIKYFKIPENKIKVIYLAADERFKPLKEDEINKIRQKYKLKNPFILYVGTVEPRKNIQTLLKAYYKLKKQGIKHKLVIAGKIGWKYKPIFETIDKLDLKKDVIFTGYVPDEDLPALYNAADIFIYPSLYEGFGLPPLEAMACGTPVITSNTSSLPEVVGNAGIMVDPYDIDGLAKAMYEVLTNEGLKEEMRKKGLERAKMFNWRKTAEETLNVYEEVYNMR is encoded by the coding sequence ATGAAAATCGGAATTATTGCAAATTCAATTGATGACATAAAAACAGGTGTAGCATCTTACCCATATAATTTAATAAAATACTTGCCATACTATCGAGACAACGAATATTATATTATACATTATAAAAAAAACGAATTAATTAATAACATGATAAAGACATATGATTTTATAAATGATTTTATAATTCCGATACCCAAAAAAACTCCATTTGGTCATGAAATACAAAAAATGATACTAATACCTACCAAGTTAAATAAAATGGATTTTGATATTATACATGATACTTACCATTTTGGACCATTTTTATTTTTAAAAAAGTCAAAAAAAATACTGACGGTTTATGATCTAACTCCATTATTATTTCCTGAGACCCATAGAAAAAGTCGAGTTTTGATGCATAAATATATATTTCCACTTATTTTAAAATCGTCTGATAAAATAATAACTGATTCATACAGCACTAAAAGTGATTTAATAAAATATTTCAAAATTCCCGAAAATAAAATAAAAGTTATTTATTTAGCAGCAGATGAGAGATTTAAACCTTTAAAAGAAGATGAAATAAACAAAATCAGACAAAAATATAAATTGAAAAACCCATTTATACTATATGTTGGAACAGTAGAGCCAAGAAAGAATATCCAAACTTTACTAAAAGCATATTACAAACTCAAAAAACAAGGAATTAAGCATAAACTAGTAATTGCAGGAAAAATTGGTTGGAAGTATAAGCCCATCTTCGAAACCATAGATAAGCTAGATCTCAAAAAAGATGTTATATTTACGGGTTATGTTCCAGATGAGGATTTGCCAGCTCTCTATAATGCAGCAGACATATTTATATACCCCTCACTCTATGAAGGTTTTGGATTACCACCTCTAGAGGCTATGGCTTGTGGAACACCAGTTATAACTTCTAATACTTCGTCTTTGCCAGAAGTTGTTGGAAATGCAGGGATAATGGTTGATCCTTATGACATTGATGGTTTGGCTAAAGCAATGTATGAGGTTTTAACTAACGAGGGATTAAAAGAAGAAATGAGAAAGAAAGGACTGGAGAGAGCTAAAATGTTTAACTGGAGAAAAACCGCTGAGGAAACTTTGAATGTTTATGAGGAAGTATATAACATGAGATAA
- a CDS encoding HEPN domain-containing protein, whose protein sequence is MGEGSGRAEEIRDHLALAGECLEEAENLLSGGLYRGAVSRAYYSMYHAARALLLTKNIAPKKHAGVLKMLGLESSVKDIWKRFMRSRINSHLI, encoded by the coding sequence TTGGGTGAAGGAAGTGGAAGGGCTGAAGAAATAAGAGATCACTTAGCTCTGGCTGGGGAGTGTCTTGAGGAAGCTGAAAATCTCCTGTCAGGCGGTTTGTACAGGGGAGCGGTTTCAAGAGCATATTACTCGATGTACCACGCAGCGAGAGCACTCCTGCTGACAAAGAACATCGCGCCTAAGAAGCATGCTGGCGTATTGAAGATGCTCGGGCTGGAATCGTCAGTAAAGGATATCTGGAAGAGGTTCATGCGGAGTCGTATAAATTCGCACTTGATATAA
- a CDS encoding metal-dependent hydrolase: MLLFGHIGITLGIFWFAEEKFGFRFDYRLVVFASLLPDIIDKLIGRVILPIGTGRLIGHTLLFILILTLISVRRKNLLPLPLASFVHLLEDEMWNYPATSFWPLFGNFRTGENISFQEYIMELLKQYEPSLSYTFISEVIGFIIILVFFLKKKMRAKLNA; encoded by the coding sequence GTGCTGCTCTTCGGACACATCGGAATCACGCTCGGAATATTCTGGTTTGCAGAAGAAAAATTCGGTTTCAGATTTGATTACAGGCTGGTGGTATTTGCATCACTGCTGCCCGACATTATTGACAAGCTGATAGGGAGAGTAATACTCCCAATAGGAACTGGAAGACTGATCGGACATACGCTGCTGTTTATCCTAATTTTGACTCTAATAAGTGTAAGGAGGAAAAATCTGCTACCTCTTCCGCTGGCATCGTTTGTACATCTGCTTGAAGATGAAATGTGGAATTACCCAGCAACTTCATTCTGGCCACTATTTGGCAACTTTCGTACCGGCGAAAACATAAGTTTTCAGGAATACATCATGGAACTGTTAAAACAGTATGAGCCGTCCCTGTCCTACACGTTCATCTCAGAGGTTATAGGCTTCATCATTATCTTAGTATTCTTCTTGAAGAAGAAAATGCGAGCAAAGCTTAATGCCTAA
- a CDS encoding glycosyltransferase, translated as MNLSDWASVVIVTYSHRRYMEDCLSSVIANDPLEVIVVDSGSVDGTAEFVEENFPEVKLIKSPRNLGYGGGE; from the coding sequence ATGAATCTTTCAGACTGGGCGAGCGTTGTTATTGTCACCTACAGTCACAGGAGGTACATGGAGGACTGTTTGAGCTCGGTTATTGCGAATGATCCGTTAGAGGTAATAGTTGTTGACAGTGGATCGGTGGACGGGACTGCTGAATTTGTTGAAGAAAATTTTCCAGAGGTTAAGCTGATTAAAAGTCCAAGAAATCTGGGCTACGGTGGGGGGGAATAA